The genomic stretch GGCCGAACTCATAGACGTGCTTGCTGGCCAGGGTGACGGTACAGGCCTTGGCATCGAGCGCCTTGATGGTGCCGCGCGTCAGCTTGAGGTGGACCGGGGCCGCGACCGTGTGGGCGGTCGGAGCCGCCGGGGCGGCCATGGTGCCGCCGGTGCTGTAGCCGGCCGCCATGGCCGCGGACGAGGCGCTGAGGGCGGCAACGAGCAGAATAGGGAGGACGAGATTGCGCATGACAACTCCAATCGGTTACGGCCCGGTCGACCAATCGCCGACCTTTCTGACGGCCG from Devosia sp. A16 encodes the following:
- a CDS encoding DUF1344 domain-containing protein; translation: MRNLVLPILLVAALSASSAAMAAGYSTGGTMAAPAAPTAHTVAAPVHLKLTRGTIKALDAKACTVTLASKHVYEFGPKCDFSKLKVGEKVTIKWAPKGKMRDAMSIASR